In Nycticebus coucang isolate mNycCou1 chromosome 9, mNycCou1.pri, whole genome shotgun sequence, the following are encoded in one genomic region:
- the EEF1A1 gene encoding elongation factor 1-alpha 1, whose protein sequence is MGKEKTHINIVVIGHVDSGKSTTTGHLIYKCGGIDKRTIEKFEKEAAEMGKGSFKYAWVLDKLKAERERGITIDISLWKFETSKYYVTIIDAPGHRDFIKNMITGTSQADCAVLIVAAGVGEFEAGISKNGQTREHALLAYTLGVKQLIVGVNKMDSTEPPYSQKRYEEIVKEVSTYIKKIGYNPDTVAFVPISGWNGDNMLEPSANMPWFKGWKVTRKDGNASGTTLLEALDCILPPTRPTDKPLRLPLQDVYKIGGIGTVPVGRVETGVLKPGMVVTFAPVNVTTEVKSVEMHHEALSEALPGDNVGFNVKNVSVKDVRRGNVAGDSKNDPPMEAAGFTAQVIILNHPGQISAGYAPVLDCHTAHIACKFAELKEKIDRRSGKKLEDGPKFLKSGDAAIVDMVPGKPMCVESFSDYPPLGRFAVRDMRQTVAVGVIKAVDKKAAGAGKVTKSAQKAQKAK, encoded by the exons atggggaaggaaaagaCTCATATCAACATCGTTGTCATTGGACACGTAGATTCGGGCAAATCCACCACTACTGGCCATCTGATCTACAAATGTGGTGGCATTGACAAGAGAACCATTGAAAAATTCGAGAAAGAGGCTGCTGAG ATGGGAAAGGGCTCCTTCAAGTACGCGTGGGTCTTGGATAAACTGAAGGCTGAACGTGAGCGTGGTATCACCATTGATATCTCCCTgtggaaatttgagaccagcaaatACTATGTTACTATCATTGATGCCCCAGGACACAGAGACTTTATCAAAAACATGATTACAGGCACATCTCAG gcTGACTGTGCTGTCCTGATAGTTGCTGCTGGTGTTGGTGAATTTGAAGCTGGTATCTCAAAGAATGGGCAGACCCGTGAGCATGCCCTTCTGGCTTACACACTGGGTGTGAAACAACTAATTGTTGGCGTTAACAAGATGGATTCCACTGAGCCGCCCTACAGCCAGAAGAGATACGAGGAAATCGTTAAAGAAGTCAGCACTTACATTAAGAAAATTGGCTACAACCCTGACACAGTAGCATTCGTGCCAATTTCTGGTTGGAATGGTGACAACATGTTGGAGCCAAGTGCAAAC ATGCCTTGGTTCAAGGGATGGAAAGTCACCCGGAAGGATGGCAATGCCAGTGGAACCACGCTGCTTGAAGCTCTGGATTGCATTCTGCCACCAACTCGTCCAACTGACAAGCCCTTGCGTCTGCCTCTGCAGGATGTCTACAAAATTGGTG GTATTGGTACTGTCCCTGTGGGCCGAGTGGAGACTGGTGTTCTCAAACCTGGCATGGTGGTCACCTTTGCTCCAGTTAATGTTACAACTGAAGTAAAGTCTGTTGAAATGCACCATGAAGCTTTGAGTGAAGCTCTTCCAGGAGACAACGTGGGCTTCAATGTCAAGAATGTGTCTGTCAAAGATGTTCGTCGTGGCAATGTTGCTGGTGATAGCAAAAATGACCCACCAATGGAAGCAGCTGGCTTCACTGCTCAG GTGATTATCCTGAATCATCCAGGCCAAATTAGTGCTGGCTACGCTCCTGTACTGgattgtcacacagctcacattgcCTGCAAGTTTGCTGAGCTGAAGGAAAAGATTGACCGCCGCTCTGGTAAAAAGCTGGAAGATGGCCCTAAATTCCTGAAATCCGGTGACGCCGCCATCGTCGATATGGTTCCTGGCAAACCCATGTGTGTTGAGAGCTTCTCAGATTATCCTCCTCTGG GTCGTTTTGCTGTTCGTGACATGAGACAGACAGTTGCTGTTGGTGTCATCAAAGCAGTGGACAAGAAGGCTGCTGGAGCTGGCAAGGTCACCAAGTCTGCCCAGAAAGCTCAGAAGGCTAAATGA